One window of the Rhipicephalus sanguineus isolate Rsan-2018 chromosome 2, BIME_Rsan_1.4, whole genome shotgun sequence genome contains the following:
- the LOC119382027 gene encoding histidine-rich glycoprotein-like, whose protein sequence is MKMECPARVVITARRARQELEVTCVVLEHNHETTCDMLSSYPACRKLNDHEAKVLQPLLELNVRPSLIVQKLKRDTGPQVLLATLSNLKLTSQTAELTPLCFHKPLHHYHKNLQQHHEPLHHYQKNLPQHHEPLHHYHENLPQHHEPLHHYQNNLPQHHEPLHHYHENLPQHHENLPRYHTTLPWYHNLPPRQDKNLPHCKILSAPLFQTQDHHSSDFHL, encoded by the exons ATGAAGATGGAGTGCCCGGCGAGAGTAGTAATTACTGCCAGACGTGCAAGGCAAGAGCTGGAGGTCACCTGTGTCGTGCTGGAGCACAATCACGAGACCACTTGCGACATGTTGTCTTCCTATCCGGCGTGCAGGAAGCTGAACGACCACGAGGCCAAAGTTTTGCAACCGCTCCTTGAGTTGAACGTGCGGCCCAGCCTCATCGTACAGAAACTCAAGAGAGACACAG GTCCTCAGGTTCTGCTTGCCACGTTGAGCAACCTAAAGCTGACCAGCCAAACGGCAGAGCTCACACCTCTCTGCTTTCACAAGCCCCTTCACCACTACCACAAGAACCTGCAACAGCACCACGAGCCCCTTCACCACTACCAAAAGAACCTTCCCCAGCACCACGAGCCCCTTCACCACTACCACGAGAACCTTCCACAGCACCATGAACCCCTTCACCACTACCAAAATAACCTTCCACAGCACCACGAGCCCCTTCACCACTACCACGAGAACCTTCCACAGCACCACGAGAACCTTCCCCGCTACCACACGACCCTTCCATGGTACCACAACCTCCCTCCACGCCAAGACAAGAACCTTCCACACTGCAAGATCCTTTCAGCCCCTCTGTTTCAAACCCAAGACCACCACAGCTCAGACTTCCACTTGTGA